One genomic window of Scatophagus argus isolate fScaArg1 chromosome 16, fScaArg1.pri, whole genome shotgun sequence includes the following:
- the LOC124073223 gene encoding uncharacterized protein LOC124073223 isoform X2 — protein sequence MENHDDNTDAERESEVKSVISSVTNEQVGMMEESEAETKCDPANEAGDGGESENKSETSTTKEKGELHTSGNKDQQSVKISQEINRKDEYQREFKTLLDRLHLQDKHQKKLTPGDFLQIGPPVKQDHDTSGWSLSSSIRLPFCTPVPYPDQSTPLLSAAN from the exons ATGGAGAACCATGATGACAATACAGATGCTGAAAGAGAGTCTGAAGTGAAATCTGTAATATCTTCTGTGACAAATGAACAGG TTGGGATGATGGAGGAGAGTGAAGCTGAAACCAAG TGTGATCCAGCAAATGAAgcaggtgatggaggagaatCTGAAAATAAGTCAGAAACATCTACAACCAAGGAGAAAg GTGAATTACATACGAGTGGAAACAAGGATCAG caGTCAGTGAAGATTTCTCAAGAGATCAACAGGAAAGATGAATATCAAAGAGAATTTAAAACTCTGCTTGATAGACTTCACCTTCAGGACAAACATCAAAAGAAGTTGACACCAGGAGATTTTCTTCAAATAGGTCCACCTGTGAAACAGGACCATGACACAT CTGGGTGGTCCCTGTCCTCCTCCATTCGCCTGCCCTTCTGCACACCTGTTCCATATCCTGACCAATCAACTCCACTCCTGTCTGCTGCTAATTAA
- the LOC124073223 gene encoding interferon-induced very large GTPase 1-like isoform X1, translating into MENHDDNTDAERESEVKSVISSVTNEQVGMMEESEAETKCDPANEAGDGGESENKSETSTTKEKGELHTSGNKDQQSVKISQEINRKDEYQREFKTLLDRLHLQDKHQKKLTPGDFLQIGPPVKQDHDTCEKDLAHTFLQRLMMLDYRARYIPVRQDSPEVSHSNPVPESDTVETDDNDLDALFGSTVDSDQSKQTHVHPVDVQMAVFHCSDSFFKQNMVTKLSQCQYALPLLVPDPVTMDIYCPLWTFRQIMKTWKINQTKTNSKNSMMKSMPICKAETPMVSFFRLGSLSLSKSQLMNSLINERHNTFFHRNCPGSTKSRHLMDGVAEIAWYCPAGKANDAFTDCIAFSNLHGDALLINEQRDILIEKSSVSVVLVPTLEKGDKSATVIASLFKSPKPLIVLIGDNVHGAVQMKEGKYKMGLKDRSQSDISEELKKIIHNILSGPHTSFKLESMTETSGIRVDEDDTKCLNGKSAAVKMVTLLQGMDVSRIKKKFLPCQGELWHGWCITNKEQYRLKGNIEKEKCKKQEELMKIRQDQCTASCSQLMKLFIESLTSLKSTERDYFLKWTQILIDALSTDDLSLILQSYDEKWSEVLALKKKHDKSDQVKRKQIELDQISTKLQSATFGLEHIFREMGQIYEAHKSLQKQPERGQTDWSKFPELAAELMISGHPMELMDGDAGHVPLTWISGLLDQVIKKLGDKKVFVLSVLGVQSSGKSTMLNAMFGLQFAVSAGRCTKGAFMQLVEVSEEIKGNFQFDYILVVDTEGLRALELAGNATLHHDNELATLVVGLGNMTLINIFGENPADMQDVLQIVVQAFMRMRKVKLSPSCVFVHQNVTDISAAEKNMDGKRRLQDKLDKMAQLAAKEEVCDAECFGDVIAFDVQNDVKYFAQLWEGSPPMAPPNPGYSESIQDLKKFILSKASQSAGITLSQFKGKIQDLWNALLKENFVFSFKNTLEIAVYRKLEVQYGDWTWALRNDMLTIENLHYTRIEKGKLDRVELSDLYKEMNKTYEEIKKGMTIYFNDNRDEEMLVQWRGRFESKIKEFHDELVRGVKRKLDEVIQQKKACKNFDDKKTEYENKLLQKSKELAHQLKDKTKDEEELKKQFNSLWTSLVRELTADMKPIEDINLEHDQMSILQELGFEWSLIDESKNSGRYKNISKVGSYIDYITLKKYQVLKCRLQHWLPSSSKPLPFEEQQLILTFINHVEKQSIDGIKTKPVATKGYSLTYLQELAKNVQAEVTGFGSERRYTLKKEFTVDLLLYVFDRAGSLLSESHKTFKRSNDALTYLESKKTQNYNVFRSFCRGSSSAVVLGELICEKLKSSSVEAVCNKTAIDLANEMRCSVPAFNGNRLNLEKHVLKSLAAEEDFGGFMTYIQDQREQVQTFIKQEAEKYMFKENKNKALNIFKKNVENIMGPVSQALFDATEKVNTQGGDTDMWVKEFSTLLSDELTFTISCQNFGDIKKFDFLKDEINKGLVPIMKEISSLSLDKVKEFRMKPDEILIKQLCEGCWVKCPFCAAVCINTLKDHSPHKHNVPFHRPSGIEGWHYRTTDNLVIDFCTTLVASDKHFYPVHTDETSVPYKEYPKGGKKYAAWEITPDESKLTYWKWFVCRFRNQIEDHYQLKFHQRGEIPSEWMKYSKEEAIQSLDSL; encoded by the exons ATGGAGAACCATGATGACAATACAGATGCTGAAAGAGAGTCTGAAGTGAAATCTGTAATATCTTCTGTGACAAATGAACAGG TTGGGATGATGGAGGAGAGTGAAGCTGAAACCAAG TGTGATCCAGCAAATGAAgcaggtgatggaggagaatCTGAAAATAAGTCAGAAACATCTACAACCAAGGAGAAAg GTGAATTACATACGAGTGGAAACAAGGATCAG caGTCAGTGAAGATTTCTCAAGAGATCAACAGGAAAGATGAATATCAAAGAGAATTTAAAACTCTGCTTGATAGACTTCACCTTCAGGACAAACATCAAAAGAAGTTGACACCAGGAGATTTTCTTCAAATAGGTCCACCTGTGAAACAGGACCATGACACATGTGAGAAAGATCTAGCTCATACTTTTCTTCAGAGGTTGATGATGTTAGACTATAGAGCCAGATATATTCCTGTCAGACAAGACAGTCCTGAGGTCAGCCATTCAAATCCTGTTCCAGAGTCTGACACTGTTGAGACAGATGACAATGACTTAGATGCTCTTTTTGGCTCCACTGTAGACTCTGATCAATCAAAACAGACTCATGTGCATCCAGTAGATGTTCAGATGGCAGTGTTTCACTGCTCAGACAGTTTTTTTAAGCAGAACATGGTTACAAAGCTATCACAGTGTCAGTACGCCTTACCTTTACTTGTTCCTGACCCAGTCACAATGGATATTTACTGCCCTCTGTGGACTTTCAGgcaaataatgaaaacatggaaaataaatcaaaccaaGACTAATTCAAAGAACAGCATGATGAAGAGCATGCCCATCTGCAAAGCTGAGACACCCATGGTGTCATTTTTCCGCCTGGGTTCACTCTCATTGTCTAAATCTCAGCTGATGAACTCTTTGATCAACGAGCGTCACAACACCTTCTTCCACAGAAACTGCCCAGGGAGCACCAAGTCTCGCCATCTGATGGATGGTGTGGCAGAGATTGCCTGGTACTGCCCTGCTGGGAAAGCCAATGATGCCTTCACTGACTGCATTGCCTTTAGCAATCTCCATGGTGATGCTCTGTTGATCAATGAGCAGCGTGACATACTGATTGAGAAATCTTCAGTCAGTGTTGTTCTTGTACCAACTCTGGAAAAAGGTGACAAAAGTGCAACAGTTATCGCATCCCTTTTCAAGTCTCCAAAACCTCTCATTGTTCTTATTGGTGATAATGTTCATGGTGCAGTTCAGATGAAAGAGGGAAAATACAAAATGGGGTTAAAGGACAGAAGTCAGTCAGATATTTCTGAAGAgttaaagaaaatcattcaCAACATTTTGTCTGGCCCACATACATCCTTCAAGCTTGAATCTATGACTGAGACCTCTGGAATCAGAGTGGACGAAGATGACACAAAATGCCTAAACGGGAAATCTGCAGCTGTGAAAATGGTGACGTTGCTTCAGGGAATGGATGTTTCTAGGATCAAAAAGAAATTTCTCCCTTGCCAAGGCGAACTGTGGCACGGGTGGTGCATAACAAACAAAGAACAGTATCGTCTAAAAGGAAACATTGAAAAGGAGAAATGTAAGAAGCAAGAGGAACTGATGAAAATACGACAAGATCAGTGCACAGCTTCCTGTAGTCAGCTGATGAAACTGTTCATTGAAAGCCTCACATCTTTGAAATCAACAGAAAGAGACTATTTCTTGAAATGGACTCAGATCTTGATAGATGCCCTCTCCACAGACGATTTGTCTCTAATTCTTCAGAGCTATGATGAAAAGTGGTCGGAGGTCTTGGCTTTGAAGAAGAAACATGACAAATCTGATCAGGTAAAAAGGAAGCAAATTGAGCTCGATCAAATATCAACAAAGCTACAGTCAGCAACTTTTGGCTTGGAGCACATCTTCAGAGAAATGGGACAGATCTATGAAGCCCACAAATCTTTGCAGAAACAACCAGAGAGGGGACAGACTGACTGGTCTAAATTCCCAGAGCTTGCTGCAGAGCTGATGATATCAGGTCACCCCATGGAGCTGATGGACGGCGATGCAGGTCATGTGCCTTTAACATGGATCTCTGGTCTATTAGATCAGGTCATCAAGAAACTGGGTGACaagaaagtttttgttttgtcagttttaggTGTGCAAAGCAGTGGAAAATCAACAATGCTGAATGCCATGTTTGGATTACAGTTTGCAGTGAGTGCTGGCAGGTGCACCAAAGGTGCCTTCATGCAACTGGTCGAAGTGTCAGAGGAGATCAAGGGAAACTTTCAGTTTGACTACATTCTGGTGGTGGACACTGAAGGACTGCGTGCACTTGAGTTGGCAGGTAATGCCACTCTTCACCATGACAATGAACTGGCAACATTAGTGGTTGGTCTGGGAAACATGACATTGATCAACATTTTTGGAGAGAATCCAGCAGACATGCAAGATGTTTTGCAGATTGTTGTCCAGGCTTTCATGAGGATGAGGAAAGTTAAACTTTCTcccagttgtgtgtttgttcatcagAATGTTACAGATAtttcagctgcagagaaaaacatggaTGGAAAAAGACGCCTGCAAGACAAACTGGACAAGATGGCCCAACTAGCTGCCAAAGAGGAGGTCTGTGATGCTGAGTGCTTCGGTGACGTCATTGCATTTGACGTgcaaaatgatgtgaaatacTTTGCCCAGCTTTGGGAGGGAAGTCCACCTATGGCTCCTCCAAATCCAGGTTACAGTGAGAGCATCCAAGATCTGAAGAAGTTTATCCTCTCTAAAGCTTCACAGTCCGCTGGGATTACTCTGTCACAGTTCAAAGGCAAAATTCAGGATCTGTGGAATGCCCTGCTGAAGGAaaactttgttttcagtttcaaaaacacacttgaaaTTGCAGTGTACAGAAAACTTGAGGTCCAGTATGGGGACTGGACCTGGGCCCTGAGGAACGACATGTTGACCATTGAAAACCTGCATTACACCAGaattgaaaaaggaaaacttgACAGGGTTGAGCTCAGTGACCTTtataaagaaatgaacaaaacctATGAAGAAATCAAAAAAGGTATGACAATTTACTTTAACGACAACAGAGACGAAGAAATGTTGGTCCAGTGGCGAGGCCGATTTGAAAGCAAAATCAAGGAGTTTCATGATGAACTGGTGAGGGGAGTCAAAAGAAAACTGGATGAAGTTATCCAACAGAAGAAAGCTTGTAAAAATTTTGATGATAAGAAGACAGAATATGAGAACAAACTGCTACAGAAAAGTAAAGAGCTCGCTCATCAgttaaaagacaagacaaaagatgaagaggaacTTAAAAAGCAGTTCAACTCTCTTTGGACTTCCTTGGTTAGAGAACTCACGGCAGATATGAAACCTATTGAGGATATCAACTTGGAACATGATCAAATGTCCATCCTTCAAGAGCTCGGTTTTGAATGGTCTCTCATAGATGAATCCAAAAACAGTGGAAGATacaaaaacatatcaaaagTTGGGAGTTATATTGATTATATAACTCTGAAGAAATACCAAGTTCTCAAGTGTCGTCTCCAGCATTGGTTGCCATCTTCTT CTAAACCTCTCCCATTTGAAGAACAGCAACTGATTCTAACCTTCATTAATCATGTTGAAAAACAGTCCATTGATGGAATTAAGACCAAACCTGTAGCCACAAAAGGCTATAGTCTAACTTACTTGCAGGAATTGGCCAAAAATGTTCAAGCAGAAGTGACAGGATTTGGATCAGAAAGGAGATACACACTAAAGAAGGAGTTTACAGTTGATCTCTTACTGTATGTATTTGACAGAGCAGGCAGTTTGCTTTCAGAGTCCCACAAGACATTCAAAAGGAGCAATGACGCACTCACTTATTTagaaagcaagaaaacacaaaattacaaTGTTTTCAGAAGTTTCTGCAGGGGAAGCTCGTCTGCTGTTGTGCTTGGAGAACTGATCTGCGAAAAACTCAAGAGTTCCTCTGTGGAGGCAGTCTGTAACAAGACTGCCATTGATCTCGCTAATGAGATGAGGTGCAGTGTCCCAGCTTTCAATGGAAACAGGTTGAACTTGGAGAAACATGTGTTAAAGTCACTGGCAGCGGAAGAGGACTTTGGTGGTTTTATGACCTACATCCAAGACCAACGGGAGCAAGTACAGACATTtataaaacaggaagcagagaaaTACATGTtcaaagagaacaaaaataaaGCGCTGAATATATtcaagaaaaatgttgaaaacatcATGGGGCCTGTGAGTCAAGCTCTATTTGATGCAACAGAGAAAGTCAACACCCAGGGAGGAGACACAGATATGTGGGTGAAGGAATTTTCTACTTTACTATCAGATGAGCTGACATTCACCATTTCTTGTCAAAACTTCGGGGACAtaaaaaaatttgattttcttaAAGATGAGATAAATAAAGGCCTTGTACCTATCATGAAGGAGATAAGCAGCCTCTCACTGGACAAGGTGAAAGAATTCAGGATGAAGCCTGACGAGATCCTCATCAAACAGCTGTGTGAGGGCTGCTGGGTAAAGTGTCCATTCTGTGCAGCCGTTTGTATCAACACACTGAAAGATCACAGtcctcacaaacacaatgtCCCTTTTCATCGACCGTCTGGGATTGAAGGATGGCACTATAGGACGACAGACAATCTGGTCATTGATTTCTGCACAACATTAGTTGCAAGTGACAAACATTTCTACCCTGTTCACACAGATGAGACGTCTGTTCCTTATAAAGAGTACCCAAAAGGTGGGAAGAAATATGCTGCATGGGAGATCACTCCTGATGAGTCGAAGCTGACATATTGGAAATGGTTTGTATGTCGGTTTCGAAACCAGATTGAGGACCACTATCAGTTAAAATTCCACCAAAGAGGAGAAATCCCGAGTGAGTGGATGAAATACAGTAAAGAAGAAGCTATTCAAAGTTTGGATAGTTTGTGA
- the LOC124073242 gene encoding pleckstrin homology domain-containing family F member 1-like: MDQITFDKENDERIKAVENSFGASGRSLSKSGRILMGQGRLMKQGRRKPQPKDFFLFNDVLVYGSVILNGRFHKNQKIIPLEDIELEDMEDSLDVRNQWLIRTPRKSFFVSAPSHEEKQAWIEHIKECRSGLLQDGSCQRGSSFAVTWIPDRASFRCMRCFNKFTTTKRRHHCRKCGFLVCNSCSKQRAVINHIHPTKRLRVCSRCHTQNKEEDEISRLRGDSAGMNSLEGEDVAASSDEDEGVGMIQCYAQSSWMDTWSSH, translated from the exons ATGGATCAGATAACATTCgataaagaaaatgatgagcGTATCAAAGCAGTGGAGAATTCATTCGGTGCATCAGGGAGGTCCTTGTCCAAATCAGGTCGGATTCTGATGGGACAGGGCCGTCTGATGAAGCAGGGTCGTCGGAAACCCCAGCCTAAGGATTTCTTCCTCTTCAACGATGTTCTTGTGTACGGCAGCGTCATTCTGAACGGCCGCTTTCACAAAAACCAGAAGATAATCCCTCTAG AGGACATTGAGctggaggacatggaggacaGTCTGGATGTGAGGAACCAATGGCTGATCCGTACGCCGCGCAAGTCGTTTTTTGTGTCCGCGCCTTCACACGAGGAGAAGCAGGCCTGGATTGAGCACATCAAAGAGTGCCGGTCAGGCCTGCTGCAGGACGGCAGCTGCCAACGTGGTTCCAGCTTTGCTGTTACCTGGATCCCAGACCGGGCCTCCTTCAGATGCATGCGCTGCTTCAACAAGTTCACAACAACCAAACGTCGACACCATTGCAGAAAATGTGGCTTTCTGGTGTGCAATTCATGCTCCAAACAGCGAGCAGTGATTAACCACATTCATCCCACTAAGAGACTGAGGGTCTGCAGTCGCTGCCACACTcagaacaaagaagaagatgagataTCTCGACTGAGGGGGGACAGTGCTGGAATGAATAGCTTAGAGGGGGAAGATGTGGCAGCATCCAGTGATGAAGACGAGGGAGTGGGAATGATTCAATGCTACGCTCAGAGCAGCTGGATGGACACTTGGAGCAGCCATTAA
- the LOC124073230 gene encoding uncharacterized protein LOC124073230 yields the protein MDLLPEQVDSTMTDNDWEDLLSILKSTGVDLVDEAPNTLPPSTSPQPSTSHAPVNAETELQEADCGVADNTWEDLLSILKSAGVDLVDEAPHTPPSTSPPPVNAEKRHNTYPQHPPSAQQSSSKMDPQESDNNVADQIWGELHSILKSDGFDLLDDAPDLLPLSPSFSPSPPPPVHAELEEGGYGGCSSLGAAPQRVEQQSQLLTAPPMNYAPRQEDMQPGHLHSQAGASSQGQQHSIPVTGFLEGNQSLRYVGLWNGQPLYEICAPAVFAAPPADASKSKKRKRQNQQEGGQYIKKPPNAFMLFLNEQRPHVEAEIRSRGNAAVNTVLGQKWKSLSQEQQATYYEQADRERRLHAQQHPDWSSSHNYGKKRKRERRRKPTCAEDETQQAKKVCVTPVQTAVTEAFVPQTDVFEPHAHADVFEPHRHTDVFGPHRHTDVFEPHAYAGVLEPHTQTGVFEPHVHTDVFAPHRHTDVSEPHRHTDVFELHAYAGVLEPHTQTGVFEPHVHTDVFAPHVHTDVLEPSIQYVTLSLPPDWMFQQQLPVHSPPPTHTQTSISQSQTSYPANDGAARSPSNHCTASAAHGQTQCPP from the exons ATGGATCTGTTACCTGAGCAGGTTGACAGCACCATGACAGATAACGACTGGGAAGACTTGCTGTCTATTCTCAAGTCGACTGGAGTAGATTTAGTGGATGAAGCGCCGAATACTCTACCACCATCTACTTCACCCCAACCTTCAACTTCACATGCTCCTGTCAATGCTGAGACGGAGCTCCAGGAGGCTGACTGTGGTGTAGCAGACAATACCTGGGAAGACTTGCTGTCTATTCTCAAGTCTGCTGGAGTTGATTTAGTGGATGAAGCACCTCACACTCCACCTTCAacttcacctcctcctgtcaATGCTGAGAAGAGGCACAATACCTACCCTCAACACCCACCCTCAGCACAACAATCATCCTCCAAAATGGATCCTCAAGAGTCTGACAATAACGTTGCAGATCAGATCTGGGGAGAGTTGCACTCCATTCTCAAGTCGGATGGATTTGATCTTCTGGATGACGCACCCGACCTGCTGCCTCTTTCACCTTCATTttcaccttcacctcctcctcctgtccatgctgagctggaggagggaggataTGGTGGCTGTAGCTCCCTGGGAGCAGCTCCTCAGAGGGTCGAGCAGCAAAGTCAATTGTTGACAGCTCCCCCCATGAACTATGCACCACGTCAAGAAGACATGCAGCCAGGTCACCTGCACAGTCAGGCAGGTGCTTCCAGCCAGGGACAG cAACACAGCATACCAGTGACGGGGTTCCTTGAAGGCAACCAGAGCCTGCGTTATGTAGGACTGTG gAATGGACAGCCGCTGTATGAGATTTGTGCTCCTGCTGTCTttgctgctcctccagcagaCGCGTCCAAATCAAA AAAGAGAAAGCGTCAAAACCAGCAGGAGGGCGGTCAGTATATAAAGAAGCCCCCAAACGCCTTCATGCTGTTCCTGAATGAGCAAAGGCCACACGTTGAGGCCGAAATCAGAAGCCGAGGGAATGCGGCTGTAAACACGGTCCTGGGACAGAAG TGGAAGTCACTGTCACAGGAACAGCAGGCCACATATTACGAACAGGCCGACAGAGAAAGACGGCTCCACGCCCAGCAGCACCCGGACTGGTCGTCCAGTCACAACTAT ggcaaaaagaggaagagagaaagaagaaggaagccCACCTGTGCTGAAG atgaaacacagcaggccaagaaagtgtgtgtgactccagtgcagacagcagtgacGGAGGCCTTCGTCCCACAGACAGATGTGTTCGAGCCTCACGCACACGCAGATGTGTTCgagcctcacagacacacagatgtgttcgggcctcacagacacacagatgtgttcgaGCCTCACGCATACGCAGGTGTGCTCgagcctcacacacaaacaggtgtgTTCGAGCCTCAcgtacacacagatgtgttcgcgcctcacagacacacagatgtgtccgagcctcacagacacacagatgtgttcgaGCTTCACGCATACGCAGGTGTGCTCgagcctcacacacaaacaggtgtgTTCGAGCCTCAcgtacacacagatgtgttcgcgcctcacgtacacacagatgtgttaGAGCCCAGCATTCAGTATGTGACGTTGTCCCTGCCTCCTGACTGGATGTTCCAGCAACAGCTTCCAGTTCATTCGCCTCCAccaactcacacacagacgtcTATCAGCCAGTCACAGACAAGCTACCCAGCCAATGACGGAGCAGCTCGATCCCCTTCCAATCACTGCACAGCCTCAGCTGCACATGGACAGACTCAGTGTCCTCCGTAg